CGGCTGCTGCTCCTGTTTCGACTTCCGCAGCGGGCGCCATCGTGACCGGCCCAGCGACTGCGGGCTCAGCGATTGCGAGCACAACCGCAGACGAATCAACGTTGGTTGCTGCTCAAGCGCTTGCGCCGAGTACGACGGCGGTTCCCGCACGCAACGCGAGCGTCCCTGCTGGGATTCCCGCAACACCAACCGAAGGATCCGCGGCAATGACTCTCGGGGCGCTTGCTGGTGCACCCCGCGCCGTGATCACCCCAGCCAGCCACCATCGTGGAGCCTCTGTACCGCAGGCGGCCGCGCAGCCGGCCGCCGTCGTGACTACCACCGCGAACGCAAGCGCCACCGCGAACGCGCCCTTAACCGTGCCAGCACCGCCGGTCAGTTTGCTGCCCGGAGTGCCGGCGGTTGCAGCCAGCGCGACAGCACGCCAAACTGCTGACGTCAACGCCGCCAACACCGCAAACGTGGCAAACACCGCCAAGAATGCCAACGTGGGCACTTCGCAGGAGCATCCGGTCGCAGCGCTTTCCGGACCGCAGGCGGCGGGTGCAGCGCCGTCGTCGTCGGTCTCCGCACCGGCTCCCGCTGCTCCGGCGCCACCAACTCCGCAACCGTTGGCAACCCAGGTCAGCAGGCCGATGCTGCAGCTGGCAGCCCAAGGCAACGGAGAGCACACGGTGACGTTGAATGTGTCGCCGGACAACCTGGGGCAGGTCACAGTGCGTGCGCATGTGGGTGCCGATGGCATCCGTGTTGATTTGTTCGCCGCGACGGACAGCGGCCGCGAGGCACTGAAGTCCATCCTGGGTGATCTCCGTCGTGATCTTGCGTCGACGGGTGGCAACTCGAGTCTGAACTTATCCGGTGACGGACAACCGGGCACTTCCGGTGGCCGTGGTTCTGCTGACAGACCGCAGCAGGCGGCATCGGACCAGCACATCGGAACCATGGAACCGGAACCGGAGCCAGAACCGGATGCCCCGCGTCAGACCAACGGCACAACAACCCTCGACCTGATGGCCTGAGCGCCACGTAACGAAGAGAAAAGAGAACGAATATGCCCATCGATGCAGTCTCCAGCGTTACGACGAGCTTTCAGAGCACGGACGCGGCCCGGAGTCCCAAGCAGGCCATGGACGGTGATATGTTCATGCATTTGCTGGTCACTCAGCTTCAAAATCAGGATCCAAGTTCACCCATGGATACCAACGAGATGATGGCTCAGACCACTCAGCTCGCCATGATGGAAAAACTCAACGAGATGTCGTCCCTGACGGAGGAGAACTTCTTCCTTCAGATGCGTACCTCGGCAGCGGCGCTCATTGGCCGCGACGTCACGTACACGGGGGCCGACGGCGAGCCTGCGACCGGCACCGTATCTTCTGTGTCCTACGCCAAGCCTGTTCCACAGGTGACCATTTCCGGAAAGGAAGTGGCCCTGGACTTGATTTCCGGAGTCACTGCCCCAACCGTTCCCGCACCACAGACCAGCTGACACCTCATCACCTTCTAACTCTTCGGAACCTTCTGAAAGGCGCACATCATGCTCCGCTCGCTCTACTCCGGAATTTCCGGTCTCCGCTCACACCAGACCATGCTCGATGTCACCGGTAACAATATTGCCAACGTGAACACCACGGGCTTTAAATCCTCCTCCACCCAGTTTCAGGACACACTCTCGCAGTTGACCCAGGGTGCCGGTGCTCCCGGCGCGGCCAACGGCGGTACGAACCCGGCGCAGATCGGTCTTGGCGTTCAGGTTTCAGGGATTGCCACCAACTTTGCGCAGGGTTCGGCGCAGGCTACCGGCCGCGCCACGGACATGATGATTTCCGGGGAGGGCTTCTTCGTGACCCGCTCCGGCAACGAGACTCTGTATTCGCGGGCGGGTGCTTTTGACCTCGATGCTGCCGGACGCCTGGTGAGCCCGGATGGTTCGATTGTTCAGGGCTGGTCAGCGGTCAACGGTCAGCTTGCTGGCGGTACACCCGGAGACATCACCCTGCCCAAGGGAACGATCGCCGGTGCTACCGCGACCACGACGTCCACGGTCACCGGGAACCTTCCCTCCGACGCCGCAGTCGGGACCAAGGTTGTGCAGGACAAGGAGGTCTTCAACGCTGCTGGTGAAGCCCGCAACATGGTCCTGACATTCACCCGCACTGCCGGTGGCTGGAATGTTGCCGGGAACGACGGCGCCGGCGGCACGGGCACAGGTACCCTGACCTTCGATGCGGCCGGCAAACAGACGGGTACGGGGGCGCTTGCTCTCGGCGGCGTCAACGTGAACCTATCCACCATCACCGGCTACGCCAACCTGTCCACTGTGGAAATCAGTGCCCAGAACGGTCGCGCCGCCGGAACGCTGGATTCCTTCACGCTCTCGGAGGACGGCACGCTGATCGGTTCCTTCAGCAACGGGGTCAAGGAACCGGTGGCTCGCATTGCACTGGCAAACTTCACGAACCCGGGTGGCCTTGAGAAGGCGGGCGGCAACGGCTACCGCCCGACGGCGAACTCCGGCGATGCCGAAATCGGCGCTCCAGGTACCGGTGGCATGGGCAGCCTGATCGGTGGTGCGCTCGAAATGTCGAACGTGGACCTGTCGCAGGAGTTCACAAACCTGATTGTCGCTCAGCGAGGTTTTCAGGCGAACGCCCGTATCATCACGACCTCCGATGAGGTGCTGCAGGAGCTCACCAACCTCAAGCGGTGAGCGGGTAGCGCCGCGTTCAACGCGTCGATGTGTAGCTGATGTGGCCCGGAGAATGTCAGGGTCACATCAGCTACACGCGTTTTGCGGTAAAGGACGGCCCTGCAATACGGGCAAGTGCCTTACGGCAGGACGGCGGAAGCCGACAGTGATGGGTGAGGGACCACCCGGTGCCCCGCTAGTCCAGGAAGTGTCCCATGATCGTTCTCACCCGGCTCAACGACAGCCAATTCGCGGTCAACCCAGATCTCATTGAGCGGATCCTCGCGAACCCGGACACGACTCTGGTCATGGTGGATGGCGCAAAGTACATCGTCACTGAATCCATGGGTGAAGTTATCGACCTCATCACCCGCTACCGCGCTGAAATCATTCGGATGGCGCGCGGGGTGCCGCCTGTGCAGGCCGTTGGAACGCCGCCTCTGGGCCTGGTCCCTGCCCTCGCGGAGGGAAAACCCGCCACTACCATTCCCCTTCGTCCAAGGAATGTCTGATGGATCCGGCAACAATTATTGGTCTCGTCATTGCGTTTGGTTCGCTGTACGCGATGATCACTCTCGAGGGCGCGCACGTTCAGGCGATTCTGCTGCCTGCGCCCATGGTCCTGGTGTTCGGTGCCACCATTGCGGTCGGTGTTGCTGGCGGCACGCTGAAGGACTTCGTCCAGGCGCTCAAGGCGTTGCCCCGGGGATTCAAAGGAAAGACGACGCCGCCGCAGGAGATTATCGACCGCGTGGTAATTCTGGCAGAGAAGGCCCGCAGCGAAGGTCTGCTGTCTCTGGAGCAGGAAGCGAGCGAGGCCACGGACCCGTTCACCAAAAAAGCGCTGCAGAACATCGCTGACGGGATCGATGGCGAGGAGCTGCGTGAACTGCTCGAAGATGAGATTTCGGCCAAGACCGTTTCTGAACGTAACGCAGCTAAGTTCTTCACCACGCTGGGCGGCTATGCACCCACGGTGGGCATTATCGGTACCGTTGTTTCGCTGACCCACGTGCTGGAGAACCTGTCCAGTCCGGACACCCTGGGCCCCATGATCGCCACAGCGTTCGTTGCCACCCTGTGGGGCCTGCTCTCGGCAAACTTCATCTGGTTGCCCATTGGCAGCAGACTCAAACGACTTGCCGATATTGAGCTCTCGCGCATGACTCTGCTGATGGAGGGGTTGCTCGCGGTTCAGGCCGGAAGCCAGCCACGGCTGCTCGGCGAGAGACTGCAGGCCATGATTCCGGATGAGAAGACCAAGCAGGACAAGGGCCAGAAGGCTTCGAAAGCCGACAAGAAGCTGACAGCGGCATGAGCCCACGCCGTAAGAGCGGCCTTCCGCAGGAAGAGCACGAAGAGCACGTTGATGAGCGCTGGATGGCCTCCTACATGGACATGGTCACCGTGCTCATGTGTATGTTCATTGTGCTGTTCGCCATGTCCACGGTGGATGCCAACAAATTCGAGCAACTGCGTAACTCACTGGCGACGGGCTTCGGATCTGTGGAGATGGCTGCTGTCGACACCGCTGAAGGCACCGTTGTCCCCGCAGAGCACGTAAATGATGAGGGCGAGGGATTCGCGAATGCAGCCGCGGCACCGGCAGTACCAGTTTCGGCTCCGGAGCCGACAACGGAACCAGCAGGAAACACCGACATGGATCGGGCAGTAGCCGAAGTGGAAGATCTACGGAAACTCCAGGCTCGCATTGACGCGAATCTGCAGAAAGATCACCTGGCCAAGAGCGTTCGGTACACCATTGATGAGCGTGGTCTGACGATTCGCTTGATCAGTTCCGAGGCATACTTTCTGCCGGACAGAGCCCAACTGTCGGAGAAAACCGGTCAGATCCTGGATGCGATCGGCCCGGTGCTTGCCACCACCAAACATCAGATTTCCGTCGAGGGACATACGGCGAAGCTGCCGGAGACCTACCGGTACCCCCTTGACTGGGAGCTGTCCACGGAACGCTCGGTCAACGTGGTGCGGCACGTCGTCGAAAAGGGGCGAGTGCCCGCCAACCGGGTTGCCGCCGTCGGATTCGGTCAGTCCCGTCCGCTTGCGAACGGCGACAGCGAGGCCGAGCTGAAACTGAATCGCCGCGTCGACATTGTCGCGTTGTCGGACCAGCCAGAGAACGTGCGGAAATTGATTCCTGAGGTTACCAAGAATCCCTAACGCAGCGCCTGGCCCTGCCGATAGTCAGTGTTGTGACGGTCCAGGAACATTTTGTGGGTGGTGTGCACCCTTCAGCAGTCGAAGTCTATGACTTTCGACGTCCAACTACACTTGCGCGGGAGCACTCGAGGGTGCTCGATCTTGCGTTCGAAACGTTTGCACGACAGTGGGGTACGCAGCTCACCGCCAAGGTCCGCGTCATCTGCCAGGTGACATCGGAGCAGGTCATCATGCAGACCTACGACGAATACGCGGCCACCCTGCCAGCCACCACCGCTATGGTGTTGTGCGCTATCGAAGATAATGAAGCGAAGGCCGTCATCCAGTTCTCGGCATCGGCCGCACTGGATCTCGTGGAGCACATGCTCGGAGGCCGTTCGAACACCGTGGTGATTGACCGGAAGTTCACCGAAATTGAGCAGGCACTGGTTCTCCGCCTCATGGACGACGCACTCGAGGGCCTACAGTACTCCCTGGGATCCATCTTCAAGAGCACGCTGAGCGTTCATTCCATCCAGTACAACTCGCAGTTCGCGCAGGCTGCAGCCACGTCGGATTTGATGATCGTGGCACTGTTTGAAATCAAGATTGGTGAACGCATGGGCCCGGCCACCGTCGCCATCCCAGCTGATGTCCTCCTGTCCCAACTGGGAGAGGCAAATCCGATGGCTCTCACCGATAACGCTCGGGAGCTTGTCGAGGATCAGCTGGCCAACACCCCCATTGATGTATCCCTGCAGGTTTCACCCATAGCAGTGAAGCCCGGATTCATCTTGAAGCTCGCCGTCGGCGACGTCCTGCCGCTGCCACACGCGCAGAACCGGCCATTCGATGTCGCTGTAGGCGGCCAAATCATGGCGCAAGCGGCCGCCGGGGCCAACGGGTCCCGCCTTGCCTGCGTCATCGTCAGCACTGAGGAGAACCAACGATGAAGACCACTCTTTCCCTGCCCACTGCCGCGGCCGATGCCCTGGTGGAATTGCTTCCCACCTCCACCGTCTTGACGCCGCGCGAAGCTGCCGTCAACACGGCGCCGCGCGCCGAACTGGCACGCGCTGTCATGGGCGGCTTCATCGGCGCCAGCTCGGCCGACGTCGCTATCGTCCTGTTGGAGGGAATCCTGCCGGATGCCTCCACGGGCACGGAGCTGGTATCGCCTGCAGACGTCTTGCGCCCGGCAATTGAGGCGGCGACGGCGGTGCTCGGTGCTGGTGTGCTTTCAGACGTGCGCGTCGGTGACGCCAGTTCACTCTTTGACGATTCCGCAGCAGAAATCTACGAACTCCTCAGCGGGCAGTCCGTGCAGGGCTGGTTTGCCATCCGCATTCGCGACAACCGTGCGGTGTCAGGCCTCCTGTCCGACGGCGCGCCCATGGCCGGCAAACTCGGTCGCATCAACAACGTCGAAATGGCGTTGACCGTCGAGATTGGCCGCACCCGAATGGCGGTCCGCGACGTACTGAACCTCGAGCCAGGCGGCGTCATTGAACTCGACCGCTCCGCTGGGGCACCCGCTGACGTCCTGCTCAACGGCCGGCTCATTGCCCACGGCGAAGTGGTGGTCGTGGACCAGGATTATGCGGTGCGGATTACCAAAATCCTCGACGTGGTCGAAGGCAGTCACTAAATGGATGCTTGGATCCTTGGGCTGCGCGTCCTGCTCTCACTGGCCGCCGTCGTCGGCCTGCTGTGGTTCATCCAGAAGAAGGTCAGCCGCCACAACACTTCCCGTCCAGGCGCGGAGCTCATCTCTGTGGTGACCCGCCAGGCCATCAGCACCAAGGCCTCCGTGGTGGTCCTGGACACCGATGGCAAACGTTTCATGCTCGGTGTCACGGAACAGTCCGTGAACATCCTCCACACTTTTGACGCAGAACCTGAAAGCGCGACGGCGATAGCCCCCGCAGCCCCAGAGGCCGCCGGGGCATCGTTTGACCAGCACCTACGCCGTCAACAACTAGCTACAGCACAGGCAGTCAACACGGCACCCACCGCGACCCGAGCCTCCCTGCACCGTGGAAGCTCAACGAATCGGGGCGAACGCGCCCTGGATGGTTCCATCCTCTCGCCGTCTACGTGGAAGCAGACCGCTGCCGCGTTCCGGCGGAGCACGGGAGAATGACCAGCGACATCCGCCGCGCTCACGCGAGACGACTCAGCGTGAGGCCTGTGGTCCCGGTCCTGCTTGGGCTCGCCCTCGCGGTTGTCGTCATGCTGCTCTCCGCACAGGCTGGCCACGCAGTTCCCGTGGACCCCAGCCCTCCGGCGCCTCCCACTCCACCGGAAGGGCCCGACGGCGACAACGGACTCTCGGTTGAGATCAACGGAGTCAACGGCGCACCCAGCACAGCGATCCTGACCCTGGTCGGTATCACCCTGCTCTCCGTTGCCCCGGCGCTGCTGCTGATGATGACGTCGTTCACGAAGATCTTCGTGGTCCTCGCCATGACACGCAACGCTCTCTCGCTGCCGTCGATCCCTCCCAACCAGGTCCTTGCTGGGCTTGCGCTGTTCCTCTCGATCTTCATCATGGCCCCGGTCCTGACGGAGATCAACAACCTCGCTGTGCAGCCCTACATGGACGGAAACACCACGTTCTCCGAGGCGCTGAGCATCGGGTCCGGCCCGCTCCAGCAGTTCATGCTGGCGCACACCCGCGAAGAAGACATCGCGCTCATGACCCGGGTTGCAGACAACGAAAACCCTGCCAAGCCTGAAGACGTACCCCTGATCACGCTGATTCCCTCGTTCATGATCTCCGAACTTCGGGCCGCCTTCATCATCGGGTTCGTCATCTTCGTCCCGTTCCTGGTGATCGACCTCGTGGTCGCCTCAGCACTGATGTCCATGGGCATGATGATGCTGCCGCCAGTGATGATCTCGTTGCCGTTCAAAATCCTGCTCTTTGTCCTCGTTGACGGGTGGGGCCTGATCATCACGTCCCTGGTCAACAGTTACGGCGGCACCTGATGGATACCAACGCAGTACTCGACATAGGTCTGCAAGGACTCTGGATAGCAGCGAAACTCGCCGCACCCGTACTGGTGACGGCCCTCGTCGTCGGCTTCAGCATTTCCCTCTTCCAGTCCATCACCCAGATCCAGGAAGTCACCCTCTCATTCGTGCCCAAGGCTGTCGCCGTCGCGATCGCGCTGCTGATCTGCGGACACTGGATGATCGCAGAAATGGTGGCGTTCACGCATGAACTCTTCGACAGAATTCCTGCGCTTCTCGGCGGGAGCTAGGATGCCCAGTCAGGAAACGATCGAAGCCGTCATGCTTGCAGGGGTAAGGATGATCGCGTTCATCGTCGTCGCCCCACCCTTCTCCTACAGCGCCATCCCCGGACGAGTGAAGGCGATGCTCGCCATCGGCCTGGCGCTCGCCGTCGCGCCCCGCGTCACGGAAGGCTACGTTTCTCCAAGCACCGGCGAATACATTGTCCAGCTCATCCTCGAGCTGCTGACCGGAGCCGCACTGGGGTTTCTGGTGCTGCTGGTGTTCTCTG
This region of Arthrobacter roseus genomic DNA includes:
- a CDS encoding FliO/MopB family protein yields the protein MDAWILGLRVLLSLAAVVGLLWFIQKKVSRHNTSRPGAELISVVTRQAISTKASVVVLDTDGKRFMLGVTEQSVNILHTFDAEPESATAIAPAAPEAAGASFDQHLRRQQLATAQAVNTAPTATRASLHRGSSTNRGERALDGSILSPSTWKQTAAAFRRSTGE
- the fliQ gene encoding flagellar biosynthesis protein FliQ, coding for MDTNAVLDIGLQGLWIAAKLAAPVLVTALVVGFSISLFQSITQIQEVTLSFVPKAVAVAIALLICGHWMIAEMVAFTHELFDRIPALLGGS
- the fliN gene encoding flagellar motor switch protein FliN, which codes for MKTTLSLPTAAADALVELLPTSTVLTPREAAVNTAPRAELARAVMGGFIGASSADVAIVLLEGILPDASTGTELVSPADVLRPAIEAATAVLGAGVLSDVRVGDASSLFDDSAAEIYELLSGQSVQGWFAIRIRDNRAVSGLLSDGAPMAGKLGRINNVEMALTVEIGRTRMAVRDVLNLEPGGVIELDRSAGAPADVLLNGRLIAHGEVVVVDQDYAVRITKILDVVEGSH
- a CDS encoding flagellar hook assembly protein FlgD, whose product is MPIDAVSSVTTSFQSTDAARSPKQAMDGDMFMHLLVTQLQNQDPSSPMDTNEMMAQTTQLAMMEKLNEMSSLTEENFFLQMRTSAAALIGRDVTYTGADGEPATGTVSSVSYAKPVPQVTISGKEVALDLISGVTAPTVPAPQTS
- a CDS encoding flagellar motor switch protein FliM; protein product: MTVQEHFVGGVHPSAVEVYDFRRPTTLAREHSRVLDLAFETFARQWGTQLTAKVRVICQVTSEQVIMQTYDEYAATLPATTAMVLCAIEDNEAKAVIQFSASAALDLVEHMLGGRSNTVVIDRKFTEIEQALVLRLMDDALEGLQYSLGSIFKSTLSVHSIQYNSQFAQAAATSDLMIVALFEIKIGERMGPATVAIPADVLLSQLGEANPMALTDNARELVEDQLANTPIDVSLQVSPIAVKPGFILKLAVGDVLPLPHAQNRPFDVAVGGQIMAQAAAGANGSRLACVIVSTEENQR
- the fliP gene encoding flagellar type III secretion system pore protein FliP (The bacterial flagellar biogenesis protein FliP forms a type III secretion system (T3SS)-type pore required for flagellar assembly.), which encodes MTSDIRRAHARRLSVRPVVPVLLGLALAVVVMLLSAQAGHAVPVDPSPPAPPTPPEGPDGDNGLSVEINGVNGAPSTAILTLVGITLLSVAPALLLMMTSFTKIFVVLAMTRNALSLPSIPPNQVLAGLALFLSIFIMAPVLTEINNLAVQPYMDGNTTFSEALSIGSGPLQQFMLAHTREEDIALMTRVADNENPAKPEDVPLITLIPSFMISELRAAFIIGFVIFVPFLVIDLVVASALMSMGMMMLPPVMISLPFKILLFVLVDGWGLIITSLVNSYGGT
- a CDS encoding flagellar hook protein FlgE: MLRSLYSGISGLRSHQTMLDVTGNNIANVNTTGFKSSSTQFQDTLSQLTQGAGAPGAANGGTNPAQIGLGVQVSGIATNFAQGSAQATGRATDMMISGEGFFVTRSGNETLYSRAGAFDLDAAGRLVSPDGSIVQGWSAVNGQLAGGTPGDITLPKGTIAGATATTTSTVTGNLPSDAAVGTKVVQDKEVFNAAGEARNMVLTFTRTAGGWNVAGNDGAGGTGTGTLTFDAAGKQTGTGALALGGVNVNLSTITGYANLSTVEISAQNGRAAGTLDSFTLSEDGTLIGSFSNGVKEPVARIALANFTNPGGLEKAGGNGYRPTANSGDAEIGAPGTGGMGSLIGGALEMSNVDLSQEFTNLIVAQRGFQANARIITTSDEVLQELTNLKR
- a CDS encoding motility protein A, whose amino-acid sequence is MDPATIIGLVIAFGSLYAMITLEGAHVQAILLPAPMVLVFGATIAVGVAGGTLKDFVQALKALPRGFKGKTTPPQEIIDRVVILAEKARSEGLLSLEQEASEATDPFTKKALQNIADGIDGEELRELLEDEISAKTVSERNAAKFFTTLGGYAPTVGIIGTVVSLTHVLENLSSPDTLGPMIATAFVATLWGLLSANFIWLPIGSRLKRLADIELSRMTLLMEGLLAVQAGSQPRLLGERLQAMIPDEKTKQDKGQKASKADKKLTAA
- a CDS encoding OmpA/MotB family protein — its product is MSPRRKSGLPQEEHEEHVDERWMASYMDMVTVLMCMFIVLFAMSTVDANKFEQLRNSLATGFGSVEMAAVDTAEGTVVPAEHVNDEGEGFANAAAAPAVPVSAPEPTTEPAGNTDMDRAVAEVEDLRKLQARIDANLQKDHLAKSVRYTIDERGLTIRLISSEAYFLPDRAQLSEKTGQILDAIGPVLATTKHQISVEGHTAKLPETYRYPLDWELSTERSVNVVRHVVEKGRVPANRVAAVGFGQSRPLANGDSEAELKLNRRVDIVALSDQPENVRKLIPEVTKNP
- a CDS encoding flagellar hook-length control protein FliK, translated to MNAVTNTIVSGGAAALMVVAQASTANAATAEGFSKAMRAAEVLHGIQLGNGKPSSATPAPTPGPTLTSSPNETSLPLWDTLLPLGQASPNGSATVDGAGPTEGSPATGGTPVGNPSIPVAENLLLIQQLTSRAMPVPALATADGAATDGRGTAPASAAAPVSTSAAGAIVTGPATAGSAIASTTADESTLVAAQALAPSTTAVPARNASVPAGIPATPTEGSAAMTLGALAGAPRAVITPASHHRGASVPQAAAQPAAVVTTTANASATANAPLTVPAPPVSLLPGVPAVAASATARQTADVNAANTANVANTAKNANVGTSQEHPVAALSGPQAAGAAPSSSVSAPAPAAPAPPTPQPLATQVSRPMLQLAAQGNGEHTVTLNVSPDNLGQVTVRAHVGADGIRVDLFAATDSGREALKSILGDLRRDLASTGGNSSLNLSGDGQPGTSGGRGSADRPQQAASDQHIGTMEPEPEPEPDAPRQTNGTTTLDLMA
- a CDS encoding flagellar FlbD family protein → MIVLTRLNDSQFAVNPDLIERILANPDTTLVMVDGAKYIVTESMGEVIDLITRYRAEIIRMARGVPPVQAVGTPPLGLVPALAEGKPATTIPLRPRNV